One genomic segment of Protaetiibacter intestinalis includes these proteins:
- a CDS encoding TetR/AcrR family transcriptional regulator, producing MKDFNVRDQVARAAVELFAEKGYANTSVQEVVERAGVTKGAMYHYYRSKDDLLFGIYERMLTLQREHLDEIIARGLPTAETLRAACVDVVETSIDALPEGTVFFRSVHMLSPERQAEVTRRRREYNDAFAALVTRGQADGLYRDDIPTALLVANFFSDIHYLSNWYKPTGAETKTQVAEQITDLFLKGIRAT from the coding sequence ATGAAGGACTTCAACGTGCGCGACCAGGTGGCCCGGGCCGCCGTGGAACTGTTCGCCGAGAAAGGCTACGCGAACACCTCCGTGCAGGAGGTCGTCGAACGCGCGGGCGTCACCAAGGGCGCCATGTACCACTACTACCGCTCCAAGGACGACCTTCTGTTCGGCATCTACGAGCGGATGCTGACCCTGCAGCGCGAACACCTCGACGAGATCATCGCGCGGGGCCTGCCCACCGCCGAGACCCTGCGCGCGGCGTGCGTCGACGTCGTCGAGACCTCCATCGACGCACTGCCCGAAGGCACCGTGTTCTTCCGCTCCGTGCACATGCTCTCGCCCGAACGGCAGGCCGAGGTGACCCGCCGCCGCCGCGAGTACAACGACGCCTTCGCCGCGCTCGTGACCCGTGGGCAGGCCGACGGGCTCTACCGCGACGACATCCCGACGGCGCTGCTCGTCGCCAACTTCTTCTCCGACATCCACTACCTGTCCAACTGGTACAAGCCCACCGGTGCCGAGACCAAGACGCAGGTGGCGGAGCAGATCACCGACCTCTTCCTGAAAGGCATACGAGCGACATGA
- a CDS encoding branched-chain amino acid ABC transporter permease: protein MTRTQATDTPAPDAIRPRHAKRRHWLLVPAGWSPLQRWGATVIILVLALAGTFLLDPYRNYLLALATAYVCGTAGLSLLVGRTGQLSLGHAAFMAAGAYAFAFTSNALADAEAPSLAHLLLPFLVAVVASSLLGLVVGIAGARLHGPYLAGLTLALVVALSSITATFSGLFGGDAGFYVSVERRPEWLASIIAQEQWQAWVGLVVAAIVLGALSQLVRSPAALRMQAVRDDEPAARLSGIDPVTTRVGMFGISAAAAGLGGGVLAYVTQAVSPGAYGLTLSLFLLVAVVIGGVGTLAGAVWGAVVIVLVPELTSALTEALPLPAELSQRLDGNLAIVVFGVILVVVMLAAPRGIHGAVAGLVSRLRRHRGRPGAPTPTT, encoded by the coding sequence ATGACCCGCACCCAGGCCACCGATACGCCCGCGCCCGACGCGATCCGCCCCCGCCACGCGAAGCGCCGGCACTGGCTGCTCGTGCCCGCCGGCTGGTCGCCCCTGCAGCGCTGGGGCGCGACCGTCATCATCCTCGTGCTGGCACTCGCGGGCACCTTCCTGCTCGACCCGTATCGCAACTATCTGCTCGCCCTCGCGACCGCCTACGTGTGCGGTACCGCGGGGCTCTCGCTGCTCGTCGGGCGCACCGGGCAGCTGTCGCTCGGGCACGCCGCGTTCATGGCGGCGGGGGCGTACGCGTTCGCCTTCACCTCGAACGCACTCGCGGACGCGGAGGCGCCGAGCCTCGCCCACCTGCTGCTGCCGTTCCTCGTCGCGGTCGTCGCCTCGAGCCTGCTCGGGCTCGTCGTCGGCATCGCGGGCGCCCGCCTGCACGGCCCCTACCTGGCGGGGCTCACGCTCGCACTCGTCGTAGCCCTGTCGTCGATCACCGCCACCTTCTCGGGCCTGTTCGGCGGGGATGCCGGCTTCTACGTCTCGGTCGAGCGGCGACCCGAGTGGCTCGCCTCGATCATCGCCCAGGAGCAGTGGCAGGCCTGGGTGGGGCTTGTCGTGGCCGCGATCGTGCTCGGCGCCCTCTCGCAGCTCGTGCGCAGCCCCGCCGCCCTCCGCATGCAGGCGGTGCGCGACGACGAGCCCGCCGCCCGGCTCTCGGGCATCGACCCCGTCACGACGCGCGTCGGCATGTTCGGCATCAGCGCCGCCGCCGCGGGCCTCGGCGGCGGCGTGCTCGCCTACGTCACCCAGGCGGTCTCGCCGGGTGCCTACGGGCTCACCCTCTCGCTCTTCCTCCTCGTCGCGGTCGTGATCGGCGGCGTCGGCACCCTCGCCGGCGCGGTCTGGGGGGCGGTCGTCATCGTGCTCGTCCCTGAACTCACCTCCGCCCTGACGGAGGCGCTCCCGCTCCCCGCCGAGCTGTCGCAACGGCTCGACGGGAACCTGGCGATCGTGGTGTTCGGCGTGATCCTCGTCGTCGTCATGCTCGCCGCCCCCCGGGGCATCCACGGCGCCGTCGCAGGCCTTGTCAGCCGCCTGCGCCGGCATCGGGGGCGCCCCGGCGCACCAACCCCCACCACCTGA
- a CDS encoding SDR family oxidoreductase — protein sequence MRRFDGELALITAASRGIGYAIAERLVAEGARVVITARHEEPLRESAERLGDDAHWVAGRADDPEHRAAVYARIRELGGLDLLVNNVGINPVYGPALDIDATAARKILDVNVIGALEWTRDAVAAGLRERRGAIVNIASIAGIGTSPGIAFYGISKAALISLTTQLAYELAPDIRVNAVAPSIVKTDFAKALYDGREAEVAAQFPLGRLGTPAEVAGPVAFLLSDDAAWITGRTIVIDGGGSLRPIGQSAGATR from the coding sequence ATGCGACGGTTCGACGGCGAGCTCGCCCTCATCACCGCGGCGAGCCGCGGCATCGGCTACGCCATCGCCGAACGCCTCGTCGCCGAAGGGGCCCGCGTCGTCATCACCGCGCGGCACGAGGAGCCGCTCCGCGAGTCGGCCGAACGCCTCGGCGACGACGCCCACTGGGTGGCCGGCCGCGCCGACGACCCCGAACACCGCGCCGCCGTGTACGCCCGCATCCGCGAACTCGGCGGCCTCGACCTGCTCGTCAACAACGTCGGCATCAACCCCGTCTACGGTCCCGCCCTCGACATCGACGCCACAGCCGCCCGCAAGATCCTCGACGTCAACGTCATCGGCGCGCTCGAATGGACCCGCGACGCCGTCGCCGCGGGGCTGCGCGAACGCCGTGGTGCGATCGTCAACATCGCCTCCATCGCCGGCATCGGCACGAGCCCCGGCATCGCCTTCTACGGCATCTCCAAGGCGGCGCTCATCTCGCTCACCACCCAGCTCGCCTACGAACTGGCCCCCGACATCCGCGTCAACGCCGTCGCGCCCTCGATCGTCAAGACCGACTTCGCGAAGGCTCTCTACGACGGACGCGAGGCGGAGGTCGCCGCCCAGTTCCCGCTCGGCCGACTCGGCACCCCCGCCGAAGTCGCCGGACCCGTCGCCTTCCTGCTCTCCGACGACGCCGCCTGGATCACCGGCCGGACTATCGTGATCGACGGCGGGGGATCGCTCCGCCCGATCGGACAGTCGGCAGGAGCAACCCGATGA
- a CDS encoding SDR family NAD(P)-dependent oxidoreductase, with product MSALHGKVALVTGAGRGIGAAIARALVRDGAAVVLSDVLDADGEALAAELGQHFLHLDVTDSAAWTAVVADVVERHGRLDVLVNNAGIATTASVAKQELEEWNRVLEVNLTGTFLGIQAAARVMRPRGSGSIVNLSSVDGLRGNAALHAYTASKFGVTGITKSTGIELGRHGIRVNSVHPGLIATEMTSHLDPESFSIPLGVAGSPDEVAELVAFLASDASRYSTASEFVVDGGITACLPHR from the coding sequence GTGAGCGCGCTCCACGGCAAGGTCGCCCTCGTGACCGGCGCCGGCCGGGGCATCGGCGCCGCCATCGCCCGAGCCCTCGTGCGCGACGGCGCCGCCGTCGTGCTGAGCGACGTGCTCGACGCCGACGGCGAGGCGCTCGCCGCGGAGCTCGGACAGCACTTCCTGCACCTCGACGTCACCGACTCCGCCGCGTGGACGGCCGTCGTCGCCGACGTCGTCGAACGGCACGGGCGCCTCGACGTGCTCGTCAACAACGCCGGCATCGCCACCACGGCATCCGTCGCCAAGCAGGAGCTCGAGGAGTGGAACCGGGTGCTCGAGGTGAACCTCACCGGCACTTTCCTCGGCATCCAGGCGGCCGCCCGCGTCATGCGCCCGCGCGGCAGCGGCTCGATCGTGAACCTGTCGTCCGTCGACGGTCTGCGCGGCAACGCCGCCCTGCACGCCTACACGGCCAGCAAGTTCGGCGTCACGGGCATCACCAAGTCCACCGGCATCGAACTCGGGCGGCACGGCATCCGCGTCAACTCCGTGCACCCGGGGCTCATCGCCACCGAGATGACCTCGCACCTCGACCCCGAATCGTTCTCCATCCCGCTCGGGGTCGCGGGCAGCCCGGATGAGGTGGCGGAGCTCGTGGCGTTCCTCGCCTCCGACGCCTCCCGCTACTCGACGGCCTCCGAGTTCGTCGTCGACGGCGGCATCACGGCCTGCCTCCCGCACCGGTAG
- a CDS encoding ABC transporter substrate-binding protein — MTQPHARATTVSAIALAVAGALVLSSCSTPGSEAQPGLTDDSVKVGTHQPLTGPAAASYAPISAATAAYFDYVNANGGINGRTIEYIVKDDGYNPATTQTVVRELVLEDEVFAILGGLGTPTHSSVLDFLNENEVPDLFVSSGSAAWNQVEKYPFTFGFQTDYVTEGMVLGQYISEEFADEKVCLFGQDDEFGTDVRAGLELILGADGLAEVQSYSVSNQDVAAQIVALQSAGCEVNVLATITGFTALAIGTAAQLKYFPQWVSSSSGADYGPLAGYLGDAAPLLLEGFISDNYLPSATESENNWIELFREVNDEYNDGAEFTGSVVYGMAMGYLFAEALLHAGKHPTREGLVSAVQSGDLKGSGLVPLAFGVDNHSGYVGAGITVVHDGIQGAIEGKRWVREGDTVVPWDNPPVELLSGGIPS, encoded by the coding sequence ATGACGCAACCGCACGCACGTGCGACGACGGTGTCCGCGATCGCGCTTGCAGTAGCAGGCGCGCTGGTGCTGTCATCCTGCAGCACGCCCGGCTCGGAGGCGCAGCCGGGTCTCACCGACGACTCGGTGAAGGTCGGCACCCACCAGCCGCTGACCGGCCCGGCCGCCGCATCCTATGCGCCGATCTCGGCGGCCACCGCAGCCTACTTCGACTACGTGAACGCGAACGGCGGCATCAACGGCCGCACGATCGAGTACATCGTCAAGGACGACGGCTACAACCCGGCCACCACCCAGACGGTGGTGCGCGAGCTCGTGCTCGAGGACGAGGTGTTCGCGATCCTGGGCGGCCTCGGCACCCCCACACACAGCTCGGTGCTCGACTTCCTGAACGAGAACGAGGTGCCCGACCTGTTCGTCTCGTCCGGCTCGGCCGCCTGGAACCAGGTCGAGAAGTACCCCTTCACCTTCGGCTTCCAGACCGACTACGTGACCGAGGGCATGGTGCTCGGCCAGTACATCTCGGAGGAGTTCGCCGACGAGAAGGTGTGTCTCTTCGGCCAGGACGACGAGTTCGGCACGGATGTGCGGGCCGGCCTCGAGCTGATCCTCGGTGCCGACGGACTCGCCGAGGTGCAGAGCTATTCGGTGTCGAACCAGGACGTGGCGGCGCAGATCGTGGCGTTGCAGTCGGCCGGCTGCGAGGTCAACGTGCTCGCCACGATCACCGGTTTCACGGCGCTCGCGATCGGCACGGCCGCCCAGCTGAAGTACTTCCCGCAGTGGGTATCGTCGTCGTCTGGCGCCGACTACGGTCCGCTCGCCGGCTACCTCGGCGACGCCGCCCCGCTGCTGCTCGAGGGCTTCATCTCGGACAACTACCTTCCGTCGGCGACCGAGTCGGAGAACAACTGGATCGAGCTGTTCCGCGAGGTCAACGACGAGTACAACGACGGTGCCGAGTTCACCGGCTCGGTCGTCTACGGCATGGCGATGGGCTACCTGTTCGCGGAGGCGCTGCTGCACGCCGGCAAGCACCCGACGCGCGAGGGCCTCGTCTCGGCGGTGCAGTCGGGTGACCTGAAGGGCTCCGGCCTCGTGCCGCTCGCCTTCGGCGTCGACAACCACTCGGGCTACGTCGGTGCGGGCATCACGGTCGTGCATGACGGCATCCAGGGTGCGATCGAGGGCAAGCGCTGGGTGCGCGAGGGCGACACGGTGGTCCCGTGGGACAACCCGCCGGTCGAGCTCCTCTCCGGCGGCATCCCCAGCTGA
- a CDS encoding ABC transporter ATP-binding protein, giving the protein MSAPTAVRTALALDGVVAGYGQDPALHGVDLVVPEGAIVAVVGANGAGKSTLLRTISGLLPTSAGDIRQDGLSLAGVPVEERIRRGIVHVPERRQVIPELTVEENLRLGALWRRDPAERAADTAEVYEFFPALAERRHRAGSTLSGGERQMLAIGRAFMAHPKVMLLDEPSLGLAPKVVADIMSMLAWLRAEFSITVLLVEQNVRTALSIADTGVVLNLGRVVATRPAAELEADEQLRHLYLGF; this is encoded by the coding sequence ATGAGCGCCCCCACCGCCGTGCGCACCGCGCTCGCCCTCGACGGCGTCGTCGCCGGCTACGGCCAGGACCCGGCCCTGCACGGTGTCGACCTCGTCGTGCCGGAAGGGGCCATCGTCGCCGTCGTCGGCGCGAACGGCGCCGGCAAGTCGACCCTGCTGCGCACCATCTCGGGGCTGCTGCCGACGAGCGCGGGCGACATCCGCCAGGACGGTCTCTCGCTCGCGGGCGTGCCCGTCGAAGAGCGCATCCGCCGGGGCATCGTGCACGTGCCGGAGCGCCGCCAGGTGATCCCCGAGCTCACCGTGGAGGAGAACCTGCGCCTCGGCGCGCTGTGGCGGCGCGACCCCGCCGAACGCGCGGCTGACACCGCCGAGGTGTACGAGTTCTTCCCCGCGCTCGCCGAACGCCGCCACCGCGCGGGCTCGACGCTCTCGGGCGGTGAACGGCAGATGCTCGCCATCGGCCGGGCGTTCATGGCGCACCCGAAAGTGATGCTGCTCGACGAGCCCTCGCTCGGCCTCGCGCCGAAGGTGGTCGCCGACATCATGTCGATGCTCGCCTGGCTGCGCGCCGAGTTCTCGATCACCGTGCTGCTCGTCGAGCAGAACGTGCGCACCGCCCTCTCCATCGCCGACACCGGCGTCGTGCTGAACCTCGGCCGCGTCGTCGCCACCCGCCCGGCAGCCGAGCTCGAAGCCGACGAGCAGCTGCGCCACCTCTACCTGGGGTTCTGA
- a CDS encoding NADPH:quinone oxidoreductase family protein — MTSRAWQATAYGEPGEVLELVERELPEPGPGEVRIRTTAIALNFPDVLLCRGQYQVRPEPPFVPGVECCGVVTAVGAGVDAVAVGDRVVGSLIGVLAEEAVLPAGSVFPAPPALTDAEAAALTVGYQTAWVGLNRRAALQAGETVLVTAASGGVGSAAVQLAAAAGARVIAVVGSAAKGELARRLGADVVIDRSSDDIVERVKAETGGRGVEVVFDPVGGDTYAAAQKAIAFEGRLLVVGFAGGDIQQIPANIVLVKNFSVVGVHWGLYMSKNPAVTREAHAALTELAASGVVRPEVTEVPFAEVPEALDRLAAGVTVGRLVAVVEP, encoded by the coding sequence ATGACATCGAGGGCATGGCAGGCCACCGCATACGGCGAGCCGGGGGAGGTGCTCGAGCTCGTCGAGCGGGAACTCCCGGAACCCGGACCCGGCGAGGTGCGCATCCGCACCACTGCCATCGCCCTCAACTTCCCCGATGTGCTGCTGTGCCGCGGGCAGTACCAGGTACGGCCCGAGCCGCCCTTCGTGCCCGGCGTCGAATGCTGTGGCGTCGTCACCGCCGTGGGTGCGGGGGTGGATGCCGTGGCCGTCGGCGACCGCGTCGTCGGCTCGCTCATCGGCGTGCTCGCCGAGGAGGCCGTGCTGCCCGCCGGCTCCGTGTTCCCCGCCCCGCCCGCGCTCACGGACGCCGAGGCCGCCGCGCTCACCGTCGGCTACCAGACGGCGTGGGTGGGCCTGAATCGACGTGCCGCCCTGCAGGCGGGCGAGACCGTGCTCGTGACCGCAGCATCCGGGGGCGTCGGCTCGGCCGCCGTGCAGCTCGCCGCCGCCGCGGGCGCGCGGGTGATCGCGGTGGTCGGCTCGGCCGCGAAGGGCGAGCTCGCCCGACGTCTCGGGGCGGACGTCGTCATCGACCGCTCGAGCGACGACATCGTCGAGCGCGTCAAAGCCGAAACCGGCGGCCGCGGCGTCGAGGTGGTGTTCGACCCGGTCGGCGGCGACACCTACGCGGCCGCGCAGAAGGCGATCGCCTTCGAGGGGCGGCTGCTCGTCGTCGGCTTCGCCGGCGGCGACATCCAGCAGATCCCCGCCAACATCGTGCTCGTGAAGAACTTCAGCGTCGTCGGCGTGCACTGGGGGCTGTACATGAGCAAGAACCCCGCCGTCACCCGCGAAGCGCACGCCGCGCTCACCGAGCTGGCGGCATCCGGGGTCGTGAGGCCGGAGGTGACCGAGGTGCCGTTCGCCGAGGTGCCCGAAGCGCTCGACCGGCTCGCCGCGGGCGTCACCGTCGGCCGCCTCGTCGCGGTGGTCGAGCCGTGA
- a CDS encoding branched-chain amino acid ABC transporter permease: MSTILLLLGAGLARGAVFALFALALVLIWRATRIANFAQGAMAVASAYLAYLVLVGTGSFLLAIVTVLVAGAAIGFGMERGLMRFVPSRSPLNSIIVAIGAVMVLTGLLGILFGADYKPIAVPFSREPLEFGGVAVVSPYTLFVFVVVAVVVAGIAVLFTRTSLGLAMRASAFDDEVARLNGVRVSRMRTIGWMLSSAVGGLAVLLAVPTELGLGPHSGDLLFVNAFTVAIIGGLDSPVGAVVAGLLTGVLLTVVTTLWGATVGPIAILILLVVVLLVRPQGIFSLRKARLA; encoded by the coding sequence ATGTCGACCATCCTGCTGCTCCTCGGCGCCGGCCTCGCCCGCGGTGCGGTCTTCGCGCTCTTCGCCCTCGCCCTCGTGCTCATCTGGCGGGCCACCCGCATCGCCAACTTCGCCCAGGGTGCCATGGCGGTCGCCTCCGCCTACCTCGCCTATCTCGTGCTCGTCGGCACGGGCTCGTTCCTGCTGGCGATCGTCACGGTGCTCGTCGCGGGCGCCGCGATCGGTTTCGGGATGGAGCGGGGCCTCATGCGCTTCGTGCCGAGCCGCTCGCCGCTCAACTCGATCATCGTCGCGATCGGCGCCGTCATGGTGCTCACCGGCCTGCTCGGCATCCTGTTCGGTGCCGACTACAAGCCGATCGCGGTGCCGTTCAGCCGTGAGCCGCTCGAGTTCGGCGGCGTCGCGGTCGTCTCGCCGTACACGTTGTTCGTGTTCGTCGTCGTGGCGGTCGTGGTGGCGGGCATCGCGGTGCTGTTCACCCGCACCTCGCTCGGACTCGCGATGCGCGCCTCCGCCTTCGACGACGAGGTCGCCCGGCTCAACGGGGTGCGGGTGTCGCGGATGCGCACGATCGGCTGGATGCTGTCGAGCGCGGTCGGCGGCCTCGCGGTGCTGCTCGCGGTGCCCACCGAGCTGGGGCTCGGGCCGCATTCGGGCGACCTGCTGTTCGTCAACGCGTTCACGGTCGCGATCATCGGCGGCCTCGACTCACCCGTCGGCGCCGTCGTCGCCGGTCTGCTGACCGGCGTGCTGCTCACCGTGGTGACCACGCTGTGGGGTGCCACGGTCGGTCCGATCGCGATCCTCATCCTGCTGGTCGTCGTGCTGCTCGTGCGACCGCAGGGCATCTTCTCGCTCCGGAAGGCCCGACTCGCATGA
- a CDS encoding ABC transporter ATP-binding protein produces the protein MSVADSGIPAPAARLSVREVTARFGGLTALDRVGFEVHPGEIVGLIGPNGAGKTTVFNIICGLSRAKSGTVLVDGQPRPRAHRLAAAGVARTFQGLALFPGLTVRQNVMAGLSERAPGILGGLVGLPAGPRHLVEAAGLAQQALDGLGIGDTAERHPDDLPYPIQKRVALARALVARPRLLLLDEPAGGLGEDEITELGELIRDVVDENPETAVLFVEHHVDLVMAVSDRIVVLDAGRVIAEGTPDEIRVDPAVAEAYLGHDVEEVAR, from the coding sequence ATGTCCGTCGCCGATTCCGGCATACCCGCACCCGCGGCGCGACTCTCGGTGCGTGAGGTGACGGCCCGCTTCGGGGGCCTGACCGCGCTCGACCGGGTCGGCTTCGAGGTGCACCCCGGCGAGATCGTGGGACTCATCGGCCCCAACGGCGCAGGCAAGACCACGGTGTTCAACATCATCTGCGGGCTCTCGCGCGCCAAGTCCGGCACCGTGCTCGTCGACGGGCAGCCGCGTCCGCGCGCGCACCGGCTCGCCGCCGCGGGTGTCGCCCGCACCTTCCAGGGGCTGGCGCTCTTCCCCGGCCTCACGGTGCGGCAGAACGTCATGGCGGGGCTCTCGGAGCGTGCCCCCGGCATCCTCGGCGGCCTCGTCGGGCTGCCCGCCGGCCCCCGGCACCTCGTCGAGGCGGCCGGCCTCGCGCAGCAGGCGCTCGACGGGCTCGGCATCGGCGACACCGCCGAACGCCACCCCGACGATCTGCCCTACCCGATCCAGAAGCGGGTCGCGCTCGCCCGCGCCCTCGTCGCCCGCCCGCGCCTGCTGCTGCTGGACGAGCCCGCGGGCGGCCTCGGCGAAGACGAGATCACCGAGCTCGGCGAGCTCATCCGCGACGTGGTCGACGAGAACCCCGAGACCGCGGTGCTGTTCGTCGAGCACCACGTCGACCTCGTGATGGCGGTCTCCGACCGCATCGTCGTGCTGGATGCGGGCCGCGTCATCGCGGAGGGCACGCCCGACGAGATCCGGGTGGATCCGGCCGTCGCCGAGGCCTACCTCGGCCACGACGTCGAGGAGGTGGCGCGATGA